One genomic window of Natranaerovirga pectinivora includes the following:
- a CDS encoding reverse transcriptase domain-containing protein: MARYADDFVCAFRYKRDAERFMKTLGKRLGKFGLTLAEEKTKMIRFSRFEKEKNDTFDFLGFTFRWEKSRKGKDIITHKTSKKGFKRTIQKFKE; this comes from the coding sequence CTGGCGAGATATGCAGATGACTTTGTTTGCGCCTTTCGATATAAAAGAGATGCTGAAAGATTTATGAAAACTCTAGGGAAAAGGCTAGGAAAATTTGGGTTAACATTAGCAGAAGAAAAAACAAAAATGATTAGGTTTAGTAGATTTGAAAAAGAAAAGAATGATACCTTTGATTTTCTAGGATTTACATTCAGATGGGAAAAGTCAAGAAAAGGAAAAGACATAATTACCCATAAGACTAGTAAAAAAGGATTCAAAAGGACCATACAAAAGTTCAAAGAATGA
- a CDS encoding group II intron maturase-specific domain-containing protein, translated as MRKNRHCRLMKMFKELNTKLRGYYNYYGVIGNSKKITQVYRIIIETLYKWLNRRSQRKSFIWEAFGKVIKRYKLLKPYIASRYQQMTIKISC; from the coding sequence ATAAGGAAAAATAGACATTGTCGTTTGATGAAAATGTTTAAAGAACTAAATACAAAACTACGAGGTTACTATAATTATTATGGAGTAATAGGAAATAGCAAGAAAATAACTCAAGTATACAGGATAATAATAGAAACTCTATATAAGTGGTTAAATAGACGTAGTCAAAGAAAGAGTTTTATATGGGAAGCGTTTGGAAAAGTAATAAAAAGGTATAAACTCTTAAAACCCTATATAGCATCAAGATATCAACAAATGACAATAAAGATAAGTTGCTGA